A part of Carassius carassius chromosome 32, fCarCar2.1, whole genome shotgun sequence genomic DNA contains:
- the mthfd1b gene encoding C-1-tetrahydrofolate synthase, cytoplasmic isoform X1, which produces MPAQIISGKTISAQVRGRLKEEVEGMRMTHPNFKPGLVVLQVGDREDSNLYISMKLKAAAEIGISAVHVKLPRTATENEVMHRVMEVNEDSKIHGLIVQLPLDSVHTINTERIINSVAPEKDVDGLTSINAGKLARGDLGDCFIPCTPNGCMELIKQTGVSLAGKRAVVIGRSKIVGAPMHDLLLWNHATVLTCHSKTADLASEVGKADILVTGIGKPEMVRGEWLKDNAIVIDCGINTITDSSRPSGKRIVGDVHYDSAKDKAAFITPVPGGVGPMTVAMLMQNTVLSAKHFLQAQEPGKWNIIYTKLNLQRPVPSDVTISRSCVPKPIECLAKEVGLFSDEVELYGRTKAKIQLKTIDRLQAQPDGKYVVVTGITPTPLGEGKSTTTIGLVQALGAHLKLNAFACVRQPSQGPTFGIKGGAAGGGYSQVIPMEEFNLHLTGDIHAITAANNLVAAAIDARMFHEATQSDKALFNRLVPLIGGQRKFSPVQIYRLEKLGIKKVDPSALTEEEIACFVRLDIDPESITWQRVLDTNDRFLRKITIGQSPTEKGFTRTAQFDITVASEIMAVLALTTSLADMKERLAKMVVATSRSGQPVTTEDLGVCGALAVLMRDAIKPNLMQTLEGNPVFVHAGPFANIAHGNSSILADKIALKLVGPQGFVVTEAGFGADIGMEKFFNIKCRYSGLKPHVVVLVATVRALKMHGGGPTVTAGTPLPKEYIEENLALLEAGCSNMRKQVENAQLFGVPVVVAVNAFKTDTKAELDLICKLAKEAGAFDAVHCSHWADGGAGAADLARAVQKAADLPNSFRFLYDIELPIVDKIRIIAQKIYGADDIELLPEAQHKVDLYSKQGFASLPICMAKTHLSLSHDAEKKGVPTGFVLPIRDIRASVGAGFLYPLVGTMPTIPGLPTRPCFYDIDLDTESGEVHGLF; this is translated from the exons ATCGGGATCAGTGCTGTACATGTGAAGCTTCCACGGACTGCAACTGAAAATGAG GTTATGCACCGTGTAATGGAAGTTAATGAGGACTCCAAAATTCATGGGCTCATTGTCCAGCTGCCCCTTGACTCCGTCCACACTATTAATACAGAAAGGATTATCAACAGTGTGGCTCCAGAGAAAGATGTGGATGG ACTGACGAGTATAAATGCAGGGAAACTGGCACGTGGTGATCTTGGAGACTGTTTTATCCCATGTACTCCTAATGGATGTATGGAGCTCATCAAACAAACAG GTGTGTCACTGGCAGGAAAAAGGGCTGTGGTAATTGGCCGCAGCAAGATTGTAGGTGCACCAATGCATGACCTTCTCCTTTGGAATCATGCAACTGTACTGACCTGTCATTCAAAGACTGCAGACTTGGCCTCTGAG GTGGGAAAGGCAGACATATTGGTGACTGGGATTGGTAAACCAGAGATGGTTCGCGGAGAGTGGCTGAAGGATAATGCCATTGTCATTGACTGTGGTATTAACACCATCACAG ACAGCAGCAGGCCAAGTGGGAAGAGAATTGTTGGAGACGTTCACTATGACTCTGCTAAagataaggctgcatttattacacCTGTGCCTGGAGGAGTCGGTCCAATGACTGTAGCCATGCTCATGCAG AACACAGTTCTGAGTGCCAAGCATTTCCTTCAAGCACAAGAACCTGGGAAGTGGAATATAATTTACACCAAACTCAACCTGCAACGGCCTGTTCCAAG TGATGTCACTATCTCTCGCTCCTGTGTACCTAAACCCATTGAATGCCTTGCTAAGGAAGTTGGTCTTTTCTCGGATGAGGTTGAGCTCTATGGCAGGACTAAAGCCAAAATCCAACTGAAAACGATTGATCGACTGCAGGCTCAACCTGATGGCAAATATGTAGTTGTTACTGG AATCACTCCAACTCCTCTGGGTGAAGGAAAGAGTACAACTACAATAGGGTTGGTTCAAGCACTTGGGGCTCATCTGAAACTTAATGCGTTTGCCTGTGTGCGCCAACCATCACAAGGTCCAACATTTGGCATCAAAG GTGGTGCTGCTGGTGGGGGCTACTCGCAAGTTATTCCCATGGAAGAG TTCAATCTCCATCTAACTGGTGACATTCACGCCATCACAGCAGCCAATAACCTGGTAGCTGCTGCAATTGATGCTCGTATGTTCCATGAAGCCACACAGTCTGATAAG GCTCTATTTAATCGGTTGGTACCCTTGATTGGAGGTCAGAGGAAGTTTTCCCCAGTTCAGATCTACAGACTTGAA AAACTAGGTATAAAGAAAGTGGACCCCAGCGCATTAACAGAAGAGGAGATTGCATGCTTCGTCAGGTTGGATATTGACCCTGAGTCCATAACTTGGCAGCGAG tgctgGACACAAATGatcgttttttgagaaaaatcaCCATTGGCCAATCACCAACTGAGAAGGGATTCACCAGAACT gccCAGTTTGACATCACTGTAGCCAGTGAGATTATGGCAGTTTTAGCTCTCACCACCAGTCTGGCTGACATGAAGGAGAGACTTGCAAAAATGGTGGTGGCCACCAGTCGCAGTGGTCAGCCTGTCACCACTGAGGATTTG GGAGTGTGTGGAGCTCTGGCAGTACTCATGCGAGATGCTATCAAGCCAAACCTCATGCAGACACTTGAG GGAAACCCTGTGTTTGTTCATGCTGGACCGTTTGCAAACATTGCACATGGAAACTCTTCAATCTTGGCCGATAAAATTGCTCTGAAACTAGTTGGACCTCAGGGATTTGTGG TCACTGAAGCAGGTTTTGGAGCAGATATTGGAATGGAGAAATTTTTCAATATAAAGTGTCGATACTCTGGTCTCAAGCCTCATGTTGTGGTCTTGGTTGCCACAGTTCGAGCACTTAAGATGCATGGAGGTGGTCCAACG GTCACTGCAGGCACACCTCTGCCAAAAGAATATATTGAAGAG AATCTGGCACTGCTGGAAGCCGGCTGTAGTAACATGAGGAAGCAAGTGGAGAATGCTCAGCTTTTTGGGGTTCCAGTAGTTGTGGCTGTCAATGCTTTCAA GACAGACACAAAGGCTGAACTGGATCTGATTTGTAAACTAGCCAAAGAGGCAGGAGCGTTTGATGCTGTGCATTGTTCTCACTGGGCTGATGGAGGCGCTGGTGCTGCAGATCTGGCTAGAGCAGTGCAAAAAGCAGCAGACTTGCCTAACAGCTTCAGATTTCTTTATGACATTGag TTACCTATTGTAGACAAGATCAGAATCATTGCACAGAAGATCTATGGTGCAGATGACATTGAACTTCTTCCAGAGGCCCAACATAAGGTGGACCTGTACAGCAAACAG GGTTTTGCAAGTCTACCCATATGCATGGCAAAAACTCATCTGTCTCTGTCACATGATGCTGAAAAGAAAGGTGTGCCTACTGGATTTGTTCTTCCAATTCGTGACATTCGTGCCAGTGTTGGGGCAGGCTTTCTCTACCCACTGGTTGGCACA atgCCAACGATTCCTGGCCTTCCTACTCGTCCATGTTTTTATGACATAGATCTCGACACTGAGAGTGGAGAGGTTCATGGACTTTTTTAA
- the mthfd1b gene encoding C-1-tetrahydrofolate synthase, cytoplasmic isoform X2 gives MKLKAAAEIGISAVHVKLPRTATENEVMHRVMEVNEDSKIHGLIVQLPLDSVHTINTERIINSVAPEKDVDGLTSINAGKLARGDLGDCFIPCTPNGCMELIKQTGVSLAGKRAVVIGRSKIVGAPMHDLLLWNHATVLTCHSKTADLASEVGKADILVTGIGKPEMVRGEWLKDNAIVIDCGINTITDSSRPSGKRIVGDVHYDSAKDKAAFITPVPGGVGPMTVAMLMQNTVLSAKHFLQAQEPGKWNIIYTKLNLQRPVPSDVTISRSCVPKPIECLAKEVGLFSDEVELYGRTKAKIQLKTIDRLQAQPDGKYVVVTGITPTPLGEGKSTTTIGLVQALGAHLKLNAFACVRQPSQGPTFGIKGGAAGGGYSQVIPMEEFNLHLTGDIHAITAANNLVAAAIDARMFHEATQSDKALFNRLVPLIGGQRKFSPVQIYRLEKLGIKKVDPSALTEEEIACFVRLDIDPESITWQRVLDTNDRFLRKITIGQSPTEKGFTRTAQFDITVASEIMAVLALTTSLADMKERLAKMVVATSRSGQPVTTEDLGVCGALAVLMRDAIKPNLMQTLEGNPVFVHAGPFANIAHGNSSILADKIALKLVGPQGFVVTEAGFGADIGMEKFFNIKCRYSGLKPHVVVLVATVRALKMHGGGPTVTAGTPLPKEYIEENLALLEAGCSNMRKQVENAQLFGVPVVVAVNAFKTDTKAELDLICKLAKEAGAFDAVHCSHWADGGAGAADLARAVQKAADLPNSFRFLYDIELPIVDKIRIIAQKIYGADDIELLPEAQHKVDLYSKQGFASLPICMAKTHLSLSHDAEKKGVPTGFVLPIRDIRASVGAGFLYPLVGTMPTIPGLPTRPCFYDIDLDTESGEVHGLF, from the exons ATCGGGATCAGTGCTGTACATGTGAAGCTTCCACGGACTGCAACTGAAAATGAG GTTATGCACCGTGTAATGGAAGTTAATGAGGACTCCAAAATTCATGGGCTCATTGTCCAGCTGCCCCTTGACTCCGTCCACACTATTAATACAGAAAGGATTATCAACAGTGTGGCTCCAGAGAAAGATGTGGATGG ACTGACGAGTATAAATGCAGGGAAACTGGCACGTGGTGATCTTGGAGACTGTTTTATCCCATGTACTCCTAATGGATGTATGGAGCTCATCAAACAAACAG GTGTGTCACTGGCAGGAAAAAGGGCTGTGGTAATTGGCCGCAGCAAGATTGTAGGTGCACCAATGCATGACCTTCTCCTTTGGAATCATGCAACTGTACTGACCTGTCATTCAAAGACTGCAGACTTGGCCTCTGAG GTGGGAAAGGCAGACATATTGGTGACTGGGATTGGTAAACCAGAGATGGTTCGCGGAGAGTGGCTGAAGGATAATGCCATTGTCATTGACTGTGGTATTAACACCATCACAG ACAGCAGCAGGCCAAGTGGGAAGAGAATTGTTGGAGACGTTCACTATGACTCTGCTAAagataaggctgcatttattacacCTGTGCCTGGAGGAGTCGGTCCAATGACTGTAGCCATGCTCATGCAG AACACAGTTCTGAGTGCCAAGCATTTCCTTCAAGCACAAGAACCTGGGAAGTGGAATATAATTTACACCAAACTCAACCTGCAACGGCCTGTTCCAAG TGATGTCACTATCTCTCGCTCCTGTGTACCTAAACCCATTGAATGCCTTGCTAAGGAAGTTGGTCTTTTCTCGGATGAGGTTGAGCTCTATGGCAGGACTAAAGCCAAAATCCAACTGAAAACGATTGATCGACTGCAGGCTCAACCTGATGGCAAATATGTAGTTGTTACTGG AATCACTCCAACTCCTCTGGGTGAAGGAAAGAGTACAACTACAATAGGGTTGGTTCAAGCACTTGGGGCTCATCTGAAACTTAATGCGTTTGCCTGTGTGCGCCAACCATCACAAGGTCCAACATTTGGCATCAAAG GTGGTGCTGCTGGTGGGGGCTACTCGCAAGTTATTCCCATGGAAGAG TTCAATCTCCATCTAACTGGTGACATTCACGCCATCACAGCAGCCAATAACCTGGTAGCTGCTGCAATTGATGCTCGTATGTTCCATGAAGCCACACAGTCTGATAAG GCTCTATTTAATCGGTTGGTACCCTTGATTGGAGGTCAGAGGAAGTTTTCCCCAGTTCAGATCTACAGACTTGAA AAACTAGGTATAAAGAAAGTGGACCCCAGCGCATTAACAGAAGAGGAGATTGCATGCTTCGTCAGGTTGGATATTGACCCTGAGTCCATAACTTGGCAGCGAG tgctgGACACAAATGatcgttttttgagaaaaatcaCCATTGGCCAATCACCAACTGAGAAGGGATTCACCAGAACT gccCAGTTTGACATCACTGTAGCCAGTGAGATTATGGCAGTTTTAGCTCTCACCACCAGTCTGGCTGACATGAAGGAGAGACTTGCAAAAATGGTGGTGGCCACCAGTCGCAGTGGTCAGCCTGTCACCACTGAGGATTTG GGAGTGTGTGGAGCTCTGGCAGTACTCATGCGAGATGCTATCAAGCCAAACCTCATGCAGACACTTGAG GGAAACCCTGTGTTTGTTCATGCTGGACCGTTTGCAAACATTGCACATGGAAACTCTTCAATCTTGGCCGATAAAATTGCTCTGAAACTAGTTGGACCTCAGGGATTTGTGG TCACTGAAGCAGGTTTTGGAGCAGATATTGGAATGGAGAAATTTTTCAATATAAAGTGTCGATACTCTGGTCTCAAGCCTCATGTTGTGGTCTTGGTTGCCACAGTTCGAGCACTTAAGATGCATGGAGGTGGTCCAACG GTCACTGCAGGCACACCTCTGCCAAAAGAATATATTGAAGAG AATCTGGCACTGCTGGAAGCCGGCTGTAGTAACATGAGGAAGCAAGTGGAGAATGCTCAGCTTTTTGGGGTTCCAGTAGTTGTGGCTGTCAATGCTTTCAA GACAGACACAAAGGCTGAACTGGATCTGATTTGTAAACTAGCCAAAGAGGCAGGAGCGTTTGATGCTGTGCATTGTTCTCACTGGGCTGATGGAGGCGCTGGTGCTGCAGATCTGGCTAGAGCAGTGCAAAAAGCAGCAGACTTGCCTAACAGCTTCAGATTTCTTTATGACATTGag TTACCTATTGTAGACAAGATCAGAATCATTGCACAGAAGATCTATGGTGCAGATGACATTGAACTTCTTCCAGAGGCCCAACATAAGGTGGACCTGTACAGCAAACAG GGTTTTGCAAGTCTACCCATATGCATGGCAAAAACTCATCTGTCTCTGTCACATGATGCTGAAAAGAAAGGTGTGCCTACTGGATTTGTTCTTCCAATTCGTGACATTCGTGCCAGTGTTGGGGCAGGCTTTCTCTACCCACTGGTTGGCACA atgCCAACGATTCCTGGCCTTCCTACTCGTCCATGTTTTTATGACATAGATCTCGACACTGAGAGTGGAGAGGTTCATGGACTTTTTTAA